DNA from Tachypleus tridentatus isolate NWPU-2018 chromosome 8, ASM421037v1, whole genome shotgun sequence:
gtagttttttgagatttgcgactgtaatgtaaatcactttcatgtatcaaccCACAAATATAGTCTACCATCATGCTTTCGTATACACttcttggtagcagcgttcaaagtccattatatcttggtggaagcgcttgccttgctcctctgagtatgttcctATGTTCTCCTTGTATTTATCAATATGAATgtcaaggatatgaactttcagagatatcctgcagcccattttgccatagttcttcaccagagcctcaaccagttccacgtaattttcggtcttgtgattgTCCAAAaagccctgaaccactgcaacaaagctgccccaagcttttttttcctttctactgaacttggggaattctgtgcactccaggatcttctttatttgtggtccaacaaagacaccagctgtgacctttgcctcagacccaattttatgtgcattgtgagaacaacaccttctggaggtccactagtggctcacacttgacattgtgcctccccacacagaacttggtccgttgtggccagtgtgtcctgttgtagtgcgctgtggTGTACATGCTGTCCCaaaagcaaagataacagggaaacttggtaaagcctccttggggACCCATCaagaatgccaccattttaaagtctccaataacctcccagacAAACTTATCacacttcaaggcttctagcaatcTCTTGATGCTGTTGTACTCCTCTTTGAGGAGCAACAAATGAGACAgaggaagagacggatacttattcttgttatggagcagcacaactttgaggcttctggatgagctatcaatgaagaggcaccaCTCGTTTGAGTTACAGGTAATTCCAACTGCTTTGCACAGACCTGATACATTGTGACAGAAGCACGGCCCATCTTTCCCTTCTGTActatcctgcaaaagagcaaaataaaattattattatgaagaataaatttatttcatccacaactaatttgtatgaggttcatgcaaaatattttatgtgatattttttctatacgattgaaattaaaaaaatatatatttaaattttaaaaggtccaaaatttgtataatataaaaacttgctATTCAAGGAAGCAAAAATTATCCGTCTTagtttctagagtttttttttgcagtactcacaggtaaaatgaggtccCCAGGGTTTGTTTGTCTTGATCCTCAACAGGCATGCCTAAATATGCTTTGTAGGCTTCACGcgttttagcagatgctgtcacagagtactttttcattCTAATCTCAATAAATTGGCCACAtgcatagcagaatgcatctggagaatacttgcagcttcttgatgccatctctgataaaattagataggtctgtgtgttcacttaggcagctagaactaagttgaagtggtgagcccctgtatatatatatatttctatggaaagttcaagaaaattctcataagttctacaacattatagaaaattcttgtaagttctacaactttccagaaagttcttgaaaatggatacatttgaaaatttcactatccaggtcacaagagcaaagtttgaagagaaaaatagatcttttctatttactttaggcataagcaattcgAAAATAATGCTTTCTgctcagaaacaaaaaaaaaaagtaaaaattttgttacatagtgttatcattcTGCAATGTTTATATTAACCCTAACACACTAGTGAACACTGTTCTACATCAATTTTACACATTCATAGAACATAAAATTTTAAGTAGCAATTCTAACTCTTCAAAAATctatttactaaaaatataaaaaaactgacattttgtaattttgcatAAAATAGGATATTGAAAGCACTATTTGAAAAGAGAAGACATTAGAAAACAAGGTTCTTGTAATATTGaggattttaaaacatttggttttgttatttttatctttagaattcacattttaataacaataaaataactaaatttaataagCTTTGGGACTGAAATAGTTGGTATGagcttttaatttagattttattagtgtaatatgttgtaTAACTTGGATTAGTCTTAGCACACTTAATGATTCTTTAGACTTAGTTATAATTTAACTTGTAATGAGATTGTAAGACAAATTAAATACACTGTTTTACTTaataaatacaatctaaaaactagttaaatgtaaaatttagTCTTAATAGTGCTAACAACAGGCTGCTGGTATTTAATCATTACTATTCAATTTTCTGGAAGATAGTAGTAAggatgttaaatttatatataaagtttgcAGGTTGGAAGCTATTCAAACTTAAGTTGaagaaacagataaaaacaaatataaactgtggAAAATGACAGCAGAATTTCAAGAACAGCTTAAGCTGATACATATAAGTGAGGCATTAGCTAAAATTAATAATGACATTCAGAAAGTTGAAAACAGTAGTATTATGGTTAAAAGTAGTAAACTTAATTGTACAGATTTTATTCTATCGAGTGCAAGATTTCAGCCCTTGGCTTATGCAGACAAGAAACTATAGGAAGGAATGAAAGCAACAGGAATAAGAAGGACATAGATTATGAACGTAAAATGATTCCTGATCAGaaaagctaattaataagtacaaggaaTTGATAAATGCACTTAAAGATAAAGGACAAAATCTGTGTCAGGAATACTGCCAAAAAGTAATTTTGGAGATGAAATTTTGAGTAGGTCACTAGAGCTAAATGCTAGGCTGAAATAACTATATAAGGTTGTGCAGATTAGttggttggacttgtgggatcagttcacTGAAAGGAGgtttttttggaatggatggtttatacTTAAGCAGGAATGCACCTGTCATGTTTGCAAGGGCTTCTAACACAGctgtaaaagaaattttaaactagGATAAGATAGTGAGGAGGGCAAAggtaaactaaatgaaacaaaactgagatgtaaaaaaaattttaatatagaaaatcaaaataaaagtagttataagaataggcttaattgttacaattttaatgctagatgtataagatataaaatatttgactAAGACACTGGTAGGAACAAGGAcagattaagggttttattggccctaggcttttcaacttGTGGAGCCCCCTCCATTAAGAACCTCTATAAGTAATACATTTATGGTCATAGCTCAAGGCCCCCTAATTAGTGTGAAGACTTGGGCTTCAGCCCagtaagcccatgccttaatATGTGGTTGGgtaagaataaaatatgtttatataatgagAACAATTGAAACATAGTTAAAgatagatgattttgatgatagaaatttatttaaaatacataattatagaTTATTAACAGAGAGGGAGGAGTGACTCTATCTGTAAAGTGCAAGTTATAATCCACTGAAGTTGAGAGgagaatattaaatacaatagcaAAGAAACTGAATCCATTTGAGTTTCTGTTAGTGAATATAAAGGGAAAAAACTCTTATGAGGAATTTTTACACACAAGATGCAACTGATTAAATtagtgagattaagatttcagctgctaatgaaaacacaattatgggtgatttttatTCCAAACATATAGATTAgcaaatgctagagtcaaactaTGAGCAAAAAAGGGTTTctgaaaactgttcaagatggatttATTCACTAATTGGTCAAGGAACTTaacagaaataatgatattttggatttagtgttaacttcaaatataaaaatggttTAGAGGGTGGAAACAGGGGAAGACCTAGCCACAAGTGATAgttgctgtattaggtttgagATGTTTTTCTGCATATGGATATCATGAATAATGATACTTTGATTCCAATTTTGAAGGAATACAACAAAAATTATCTGTTatgaattgggcagctgaattAGAGATACTGaggaaatgttaaatttgttttgaagaaaaattttcaatattacttACAGAATGAAAAGTGTAGCTGCAAGTACAAAACCAGGTTGGCTCATAAAGGatatgaaagataaaattaaagaaaagcatctgAAACTTAATAAATTTGAATTGACTGACACAGAAGATTTAGAAAATTATAGAAGATCATTAACTTTGgtcaaacaataaattaaaacacccaaaaggatgtatgaaaaaaatttgtctgaaaacataaaaatttacaGTAAGTATTTTTCTAAGtacattaaaggtaaacaaaatgttaggatggagaTAGCATCCTTTgaagatgataaaggaaggccTATAACTGATGGCTATGAAATGGCTAGGTTAATAAATTCTgcttttccttcagtttttactaatgaagacttgcactgtattcctcatcttgaacacTTGATGgataaaaacaaagttgaacaagacaactaTATAAATTTGgagcttattaaaataaaatccaaaagTTTAAATAATGAGCCACTTGCCATAATTTtgtgtaagtccttgaatagtaaACAAGCATCAGCAGACTGTAAATTAACAAatgtcactcctatcttcaaTGGAAGTAGCAGAAgttgtaaaagtaattataagCCTATTAGTTgtgagaaaagttttgaaaagtctgGTAAAAGATACTCTGCATAGCTGTTTAACAAAGCTTAGAATTTTA
Protein-coding regions in this window:
- the LOC143224095 gene encoding uncharacterized protein LOC143224095, yielding MASRSCKYSPDAFCYACGQFIEIRMKKYSVTASAKTREAYKAYLGMPVEDQDKQTLGTSFYLIVQKGKMGRASVTMYQVCAKQLELPVTQTSGASSLIAHPEASKLCCSITRISIRLFLCLICCSSKRSTTASRDC